TAGCCAGATGAATACCCTTTACGAAGAATTTCTATTGCTGGCCGATAAGAAGCAAGAAATCTACGATGAAGATTTGCATATTCTGATGGGAACGGGTATACCTGAGCAAAACAGGATCAAGGTCAAGAATATATCCGTAGCTACATCAGGGAAACAGTCGGCCACCGCTGCGGTTACTTTGGAAATACAGGGCACGGAGATAACCGATGCGGCGATCGGAAATGGTCCTGTCGATGCGGTGTTTAAAGCAATTGACCGAATTACCGGTAACGAAGTCCGGCTCGAGGATTATAGTATCAAATCTGTGAGCCGCGGCAAAGAGGCGTTGGGGAATGCAACTGTTAAAATTTTTGCCGACGGGAATTATTATGTCGGCAAGGGAGTAAGTACCGACGTCATCGATGCTAGCGCCCTGGCCTATGCCGATGCAGTCTCCAAACTTAGCTGAGATGCAGAAAAAGATGCCTTACTTGAACTGAACCCCAAAATCTGGACAGAATATAATTAAGCTGCGCTGGAGGACTGGATCCTGTATTGAACAGGACTCAGTCCTTTCAATTTGCTTTTAATCCTTTTGGTATTGTAGTATTC
The window above is part of the Dehalobacter sp. genome. Proteins encoded here:
- a CDS encoding IS3 family transposase; this translates as EYYNTKRIKSKLKGLSPVQYRIQSSSAA